A single window of Ananas comosus cultivar F153 linkage group 19, ASM154086v1, whole genome shotgun sequence DNA harbors:
- the LOC109724897 gene encoding translocase of chloroplast 90, chloroplastic, producing the protein MDFKKWLFCRLVSKKLLSARPFSFFDEDSPNGEPGVQGTVERTNMVGTGYASSANSDYDQVTELSASSQLVSTSTSDPAQYECDDKDADPLKRVESLQIKFLRLVRRIGESPENNVVAQVLYRLHLASLIRATDSEIKRTCLKINKARAIAAEQEATNRPPLDFSIKILLLGKTGVGKSATINAIFDQEKVITDPFQPSTDKIQEVSGNIKGINVTVIDTPGLSPPHGNQRRNRKIMQEIRSFIRKSPPDVVLYFERLDLTGRNYNEYPLFKLITEVFGSSIWFSTVLVMTHASSPLPEGADGYPVNYEALVHYWTNMIQHYIHQAVSSTQLDNPVILVENHPMCKTNNKGEKVLRSGQAWISRFLLLCTATKVLGEANSLLKFQDSFQLTPASNRVPSMPHLLSSLLRPHSLANSGGMESEMDDLSDNDEDEYDQLPPIRILTKTQFQKLSENQKKSYLDELDYRETLFLKKQWKEEVRKQKMAMVQDNNDTSNDSEDYENPSEEAMQVLDIAIAQSFDSENPAYRYRCLVGNDQWLSRPVLDPQGWDHDVGFDGINIEFSRDVKRRTYISLAGQMRKDKEDFTIQSECAANYMDPSGHSLHSGLDIQTAGKELVSTLRSDARFRNLSFNTMGAGLSVTKFGDMYFFGAKVEDSISLGKRFKLTMNTGRMGGGGQVAYGGSLEATIKGKDYPVRDEKVILAGTILSFEKEMVLGGSFQSDFRVGRGSKVSISGNLNSRRLGQVSVRTNTSEHVQIALIAVVSLVQAFFRKKPMDTAD; encoded by the exons ATGGATTTCAAGAAGTGGCTTTTCTGCCGGTTGGTATCTAAGAAATTGTTGTCAGCGAGGCCTTTCAGCTTCTTTGATGAGGATTCTCCGAATGGAGAACCTGGAGTTCAAG GTACAGTAGAGAGAACTAACATGGTGGGAACAGGATATGCCAGTAGTGCTAATTCCGATTATGACCAAGTAACAGAATTATCAGCCTCTTCTCAGCTGGTTTCGACTTCAACTTCTGATCCTGCTCAATACGAATGCGATGATAAGGATGCAGATCCTTTAAAAAGAGTCGAGTCTCTCCAAATCAAGTTCTTGCGCCTTGTTCGTAGAATAGGAGAGTCACCCGAAAATAATGTGGTTGCACAGGTTCTATACAGATTGCACCTCGCTAGCTTAATTCGAGCAACTGATTCAGAAATAAAGAGGACTTGTCTTAAGATCAACAAAGCTAGGGCTATAGCAGCAGAGCAGGAGGCAACTAATCGACCCCCCCTCGACTTTTCGATCAAGATTCTTTTATTGGGCAAAACTGGTGTGGGCAAGAGCGCAACCATAAACGCAATCTTTGATCAGGAAAAGGTAATTACTGATCCATTCCAACCTTCCACTGACAAAATCCAAGAAGTTTCTGGAAACATTAAAGGAATTAATGTCACAGTTATTGATACACCCGGTCTTTCACCTCCCCATGGTAATCAAAGAAGAAACAGGAAGATCATGCAAGAAATTAGAAGTTTCATTCGAAAGTCTCCGCCTGatgttgttttatattttgagcgGCTAGATCTCACTGGCAGGAATTACAATGAATATCCGCTTTTCAAGCTTATAACTGAAGTCTTTGGTTCTTCGATCTGGTTCAGTACTGTTCTTGTTATGACACATgcttcctctcctcttcctgAAGGGGCCGACGGCTATCCTGTGAATTATGAAGCGTTGGTTCACTATTGGACAAACATGATTCAACATTATATACACCAAGCTGTTTCTAGCACTCAGCTTGATAATCCTGTAATATTAGTTGAGAATCATCCAATgtgtaaaacaaacaacaaaggCGAAAAAGTTCTCCGAAGTGGCCAAGCTTGGATTTCCAGATTCTTGCTGTTGTGTACAGCTACAAAGGTATTGGGCGAAGCGAACTCTCTTCTAAAATTTCAGGATAGCTTTCAATTAACACCAGCAAGCAACAGAGTGCCCTCGATGCCCCATCTCCTCTCTTCACTCCTTAGGCCCCATTCTTTAGCTAATTCCGGGGGCATGGAGAGTGAAATGGATGATCTCTCAGATAATGATGAGGATGAATACGATCAGCTACCTCCAATTCGAATACTAACCAAAACCCAATTCCAGAAATTATCTGAGAATCAGAAAAAGTCTTATCTTGATGAGTTGGACTATCGCGAGACTCTTTTTCTAAAGAAACAATGGAAAGAAGAAGTTAGAAAGCAAAAGATGGCCATGGTTCAGGATAATAATGATACTTCAAATGACAGTGAGGATTACGAGAATCCTTCCGAAGAGGCTATGCAAGTATTGGATATAGCAATTGCTCAAAGTTTTGACTCTGAGAATCCAGCCTATAGATATCGCTGCTTAGTAGGTAATGATCAGTGGCTTTCGAGGCCTGTTTTGGATCCTCAAGGATGGGATCATGATGTTGGGTTCGACGGGATCAATATAGAGTTTTCTCGAGATGTAAAGAGAAGGACTTATATTTCTCTCGCAGGACAAATGAGAAAGGATAAAGaagattttactatccaatcggAATGTGCGGCAAATTACATGGACCCAAGTGGCCACTCCTTACACAGCGGACTGGACATTCAAACCGCCGGTAAAGAATTGGTTTCCACTCTTCGTAGCGATGCTAGATTCCGCAATTTATCCTTCAACACAATGGGAGCTGGGCTTTCCGTTACTAAATTTGGTGATATGTATTTCTTCGGGGCAAAAGTTGAGGACTCGATTTCGTTAGGAAAGAGATTTAAGCTGACAATGAACACTGGTCGGATGGGGGGCGGCGGTCAAGTGGCGTACGGGGGAAGTTTGGAGGCAACAATAAAGGGGAAAGATTATCCTGTAAGGGATGAGAAGGTAATTTTGGCGGGCACCATCCTCTCCTTTGAGAAAGAGATGGTTTTGGGCGGCAGTTTTCAGTCGGATTTCCGAGTTGGCCGTGGTTCAAAAGTTTCTATTAGTGGTAATCTCAATAGTAGAAGATTAGGTCAGGTTTCTGTGAGGACCAACACATCGGAACATGTTCAGATTGCGCTGATAGCAGTGGTTTCATTGGTCCAGGCCTTCTTTCGGAAAAAGCCAATGGATACTGCAGATTGA